A genomic window from Lactobacillus sp. ESL0677 includes:
- a CDS encoding HK97 gp10 family phage protein produces MSLGTVDDSEFKAFTDKITNAVNSGQLKQAIGESAGRIGQQSLKQFKANTPVDTGNLRRSWQVDGPHYDGTGWGIKLSNNAEYSSFVENGHRTRGGGSWVPGQFFMEKSKTQIESQLPFLITPLLVKFRNLLS; encoded by the coding sequence ATGAGTTTGGGAACGGTTGATGACAGCGAGTTTAAGGCATTTACTGACAAGATTACGAATGCCGTAAATAGTGGTCAGTTAAAGCAAGCGATTGGTGAGAGTGCTGGTCGAATTGGTCAGCAGTCACTCAAGCAGTTCAAAGCTAATACGCCGGTTGATACTGGTAACTTGCGTCGATCTTGGCAGGTTGATGGTCCGCACTATGATGGCACAGGTTGGGGCATTAAACTTAGCAACAATGCTGAATACTCGTCTTTTGTTGAGAACGGTCACCGAACCCGTGGTGGTGGTAGTTGGGTACCGGGGCAATTTTTTATGGAGAAGTCCAAAACGCAAATTGAAAGCCAATTACCATTCTTAATTACGCCATTGTTAGTTAAGTTTAGGAACCTATTATCATGA
- a CDS encoding DUF6838 family protein: protein MTITERIANEIAVIFPDAVIYTENQDSNFQEPSFFIQKILTATTPLLFENQDRKYHYQIVYFPNPDHPNADMERVEDKLLDDFTQLNNFASIHNREFDIDTANTVLEVKFEVWTWAIKQDRTIKQRKVDVNGRVKD from the coding sequence ATGACAATTACAGAGCGCATAGCAAACGAAATAGCAGTAATCTTTCCAGATGCAGTAATTTATACAGAAAACCAAGACAGCAACTTTCAGGAGCCGTCTTTTTTTATCCAGAAAATTCTAACTGCAACTACACCACTGCTATTTGAGAATCAAGACCGAAAATATCACTACCAGATAGTGTATTTTCCTAATCCTGACCACCCAAATGCAGATATGGAGCGTGTGGAAGATAAGCTGCTAGACGATTTTACGCAATTAAACAATTTTGCCAGTATTCATAATCGTGAATTTGACATTGATACAGCTAACACTGTACTAGAAGTTAAATTCGAAGTATGGACATGGGCAATTAAGCAAGATAGAACGATTAAGCAAAGAAAGGTAGATGTGAATGGCAGAGTCAAAGACTGA
- a CDS encoding phage tail sheath family protein, whose protein sequence is MAGGTWKTQNKRRPGAYINVKGVAQPTSDSNLGRTLLLSNAQLNWGKKGIIELHNDSNFKELLGTTIDDPKLMALKQVLKGAETVLFLNTNDGVRASVSDPALPWKFEATYPGTKGNDISISVEKDPNNTTNITVTTLFGTEIIDEQTITTTTGNNLLANDYVTPTMTEQDNGQAKLEAISAAGSYQLKDGTTTPDKTEDLMSDAMETENYAVVTTAGYPEDSNIHALLVTTVKRLRDTEGMKIRGIIPASSSINQANYEGISVVANGLTLNDGTDLSVTNATGYFAGLSSSVDGSASLTYTEVEDAISANPRLNNDKTIAALNAGQIVFTTRPGQRVVIEQDINSLTKFTKDKPKSFSKNKVLRVLDEIATDTEQVFEQSYLGKVGNNAAGRDLFKANRVSYLQGLNDSNVIQDFSATDITVNPGEDSDAVVVDLAVKPVDAMEKLYVTINVG, encoded by the coding sequence ATGGCAGGCGGAACATGGAAAACGCAGAATAAGCGACGTCCTGGAGCATATATTAATGTTAAAGGCGTTGCTCAACCAACTTCTGATTCTAATTTAGGTAGAACACTATTATTAAGTAATGCGCAACTAAATTGGGGTAAGAAAGGCATTATTGAATTACACAACGATAGTAATTTCAAGGAGCTATTGGGAACAACAATTGATGATCCAAAACTTATGGCATTGAAACAGGTACTAAAGGGGGCTGAAACAGTCCTCTTTTTAAATACCAATGATGGCGTACGGGCAAGTGTGTCTGACCCAGCACTACCTTGGAAGTTCGAAGCAACTTATCCGGGTACTAAGGGCAATGATATTAGCATTTCAGTTGAAAAAGACCCGAATAATACAACCAACATTACAGTTACTACGTTATTCGGCACTGAAATCATTGATGAACAAACAATTACAACGACAACAGGTAATAATTTACTAGCTAACGATTATGTGACGCCAACAATGACCGAGCAAGATAACGGTCAAGCAAAACTAGAAGCAATTAGTGCAGCAGGCAGTTATCAATTAAAAGATGGGACGACGACACCGGATAAAACCGAAGACTTAATGTCTGACGCAATGGAAACTGAAAATTATGCCGTTGTCACCACAGCTGGCTATCCAGAAGACAGTAATATTCATGCACTACTGGTTACGACAGTTAAACGGCTACGTGACACCGAAGGTATGAAGATTCGTGGGATAATCCCAGCAAGTTCCAGCATCAATCAAGCTAATTATGAAGGAATTTCTGTTGTCGCTAACGGCTTAACTTTGAATGACGGTACAGACTTATCTGTCACTAATGCAACAGGATATTTTGCTGGACTGTCCAGTTCAGTTGATGGTTCAGCTTCACTAACTTATACCGAGGTTGAAGATGCCATTAGTGCTAACCCAAGACTGAATAACGATAAGACCATTGCCGCATTAAACGCTGGTCAAATTGTCTTTACTACCAGACCTGGGCAGCGAGTAGTGATTGAGCAAGATATTAATTCACTAACTAAATTTACGAAAGACAAGCCAAAGTCATTCAGCAAGAATAAGGTTTTGCGAGTATTAGACGAAATTGCGACTGACACTGAACAAGTCTTTGAACAGAGCTATTTAGGAAAAGTTGGCAATAATGCCGCTGGTCGTGACTTGTTCAAAGCTAATCGAGTTAGTTATTTACAAGGTTTGAATGACAGTAACGTAATTCAAGACTTTAGTGCAACTGACATTACGGTTAATCCCGGTGAAGACAGTGATGCCGTTGTTGTCGATTTGGCAGTCAAGCCTGTGGACGCAATGGAGAAACTGTACGTCACAATTAATGTAGGATAG
- a CDS encoding phage tail tube protein: MPLEASDFLNGRNAISTKEATVTLTISGQVYKMIECNEFTAKLEKKKEDIQTLGTHWKRKKTTSIEGTGTLSGYLINSNWIKQAMPYVQNGRDLYFDITLTIEDKTTDWGKQVVQLNNVNLDTIPIADFKADDGVMEVKSDFSFEGFSLINEFNGSLA; the protein is encoded by the coding sequence ATGCCTTTAGAAGCAAGTGATTTTTTAAATGGTAGAAACGCAATTTCGACCAAAGAAGCGACTGTAACATTAACGATTAGTGGTCAAGTCTATAAGATGATTGAGTGCAACGAGTTTACAGCCAAATTGGAAAAGAAAAAGGAAGATATTCAAACACTAGGTACGCACTGGAAGCGGAAGAAGACTACTTCCATTGAAGGAACTGGAACGTTGAGTGGCTACTTGATTAACTCTAATTGGATTAAGCAAGCAATGCCATACGTTCAGAATGGTCGTGACTTGTACTTTGACATTACTTTAACAATTGAAGACAAGACAACTGATTGGGGTAAACAAGTTGTTCAACTCAATAACGTTAACCTTGACACAATTCCGATTGCCGATTTCAAAGCAGACGATGGTGTGATGGAAGTTAAATCTGACTTCTCGTTTGAAGGATTTAGCTTAATTAATGAATTTAATGGTAGTTTAGCTTAA
- a CDS encoding tape measure protein: protein MGVIETTIRLNDAFSGTLRKLESGLSAGTNGFDRLKGALSGGNMFGNATKQSNGFFKSMVGAQVVGSTISKGMAMAGSGIRSMVGELNESTVAWDTFDGNMRQIGKTPAQIAGARASMQQFAQATIYSSSDMASTYSQLAAIGTKNTGQLVKGFAGLAASATDPKQAMKTLSEQATQMAAKPMVQWQDLKLMMEQAPAGMSAVAKKMHMTTAQLIANSQGKNSSLKSADLLKAIAEVGTNANFSKMATQYKTVGQAADGLRETLANKLQPQFKKFSQIGIDAISKLSDKLSDMNFDSLADKALNVFDRIKSAFSDVTKGFEMSGAGIEIEKTLQDIGSIITDIMTKASSGGNNNFFTQLGSFAGSVVSGAANAIDGIARALGQMNPATLEALGAAFIILKSGMKGLVFTAVVAGLRSIGRLSPGQIQQVAKAIEVLAGALITFKAVKGIANTVFLTVNAISKITEIVSAIGPEIIGAISAAAGPIAIVLAVITAVIAIAVWSWQNNFLGFRSFISGIFNNLGTIFEPFRQAIGTLSNALSPVGSLLGGVGRIIAGVVVVALYSLAMAIAIVVDAITILIDDVAIIIFAFRALIDVINIVLQAFRDLVTFNWSFSNAKNAINDLKSDLGSIGSTFGKVGDIANNGATANVMNVLDNLDSKAKTTSSDMNNIKMPNIAQSNASIMNMGNVTGNKLALNKKVKVGYTFDTDPIRKFQNGAKIPVKADTSKLNSTQQVVQSKLGSKPIKMKVATSKVPTPKAPKMKTIHTKVAKPKIPTPKAPKLKTLHVKVARPVIPQPKMPKLRNIPAPHVGRPSMAGSVSAVRSGMNQAVTAVRSGGNRMVAAVQSAISRAAAVARSGAGAMRSAGVMIGAGLAAGMRSEVGAVAAAANALVAQANRAARAKAQIHSPSRLFAEVGSFIGQGMALGMNKTASLVGAAGAGLIDAANTGGTVGVNYANSGSITPASLARSQVFSNRSSNSNSQVVTIAKGAIVVNGSDKPQQTADDIMTAIENRMVEIDNRRL from the coding sequence ATGGGAGTAATTGAAACAACTATCAGGTTGAATGACGCTTTTAGTGGAACGCTAAGAAAGCTTGAATCGGGGCTTAGTGCTGGAACGAATGGCTTTGACAGGCTAAAGGGTGCCTTGAGCGGTGGCAACATGTTTGGCAATGCTACTAAGCAATCCAATGGCTTTTTTAAGTCAATGGTTGGTGCACAGGTTGTCGGTAGTACGATTAGCAAAGGCATGGCAATGGCTGGTAGCGGTATTCGTAGTATGGTTGGCGAATTAAATGAGTCAACGGTAGCTTGGGATACTTTCGATGGCAATATGCGTCAGATTGGTAAGACGCCAGCACAAATTGCTGGTGCTAGAGCTTCGATGCAACAGTTTGCTCAAGCAACCATTTATTCATCTAGTGATATGGCTTCAACATATAGTCAGTTAGCCGCAATTGGTACAAAAAATACTGGACAACTGGTTAAAGGTTTTGCTGGATTAGCTGCTTCGGCTACTGATCCAAAGCAAGCAATGAAGACCTTGTCAGAACAAGCCACTCAAATGGCAGCTAAGCCAATGGTTCAGTGGCAAGATTTAAAGCTAATGATGGAACAGGCACCGGCAGGGATGTCAGCAGTTGCCAAGAAAATGCACATGACAACAGCGCAGTTGATTGCTAATTCTCAAGGCAAGAATAGTTCATTAAAATCTGCTGACTTGCTCAAAGCAATTGCTGAAGTCGGAACAAATGCAAACTTTAGTAAAATGGCAACACAGTATAAGACTGTAGGTCAAGCAGCAGACGGTTTAAGAGAAACTTTGGCTAATAAACTGCAGCCGCAGTTCAAGAAATTCAGTCAAATTGGTATTGACGCAATTAGCAAATTATCTGACAAATTAAGTGATATGAATTTTGATAGTCTTGCAGACAAGGCTTTAAATGTATTCGATAGAATTAAGTCGGCTTTCAGTGACGTGACTAAAGGATTTGAAATGTCGGGTGCAGGAATAGAAATTGAAAAAACGCTGCAAGACATAGGAAGCATTATTACTGACATTATGACCAAAGCTTCATCTGGGGGAAATAATAATTTCTTTACTCAACTTGGTAGTTTCGCAGGTAGTGTAGTAAGTGGAGCTGCTAATGCAATAGATGGAATAGCTAGAGCATTAGGACAAATGAATCCTGCTACACTTGAAGCTTTAGGTGCCGCTTTTATTATTTTAAAAAGTGGTATGAAAGGGCTTGTATTTACAGCAGTTGTTGCAGGATTACGTAGTATTGGACGGCTGAGTCCAGGCCAAATACAACAAGTTGCTAAAGCAATCGAAGTTCTTGCAGGAGCCTTAATTACATTTAAAGCTGTAAAGGGAATAGCAAATACTGTATTTTTGACAGTAAATGCAATATCAAAAATTACAGAAATTGTTTCTGCTATTGGACCAGAAATTATAGGTGCAATTAGTGCAGCAGCAGGACCAATTGCGATAGTATTAGCAGTCATAACTGCCGTAATAGCTATTGCAGTGTGGTCGTGGCAAAATAATTTCTTGGGATTTCGAAGCTTTATTTCAGGTATTTTTAATAATCTTGGAACAATTTTTGAACCATTTAGACAAGCTATCGGAACTTTGAGTAATGCTTTAAGCCCTGTAGGCTCATTATTAGGTGGTGTTGGTAGAATCATAGCTGGTGTCGTTGTTGTTGCACTGTACTCTTTAGCAATGGCAATAGCGATTGTGGTAGATGCCATTACAATTTTAATAGATGATGTTGCGATCATAATTTTTGCCTTTAGAGCACTTATTGATGTGATTAATATTGTTCTTCAAGCGTTTAGAGATTTGGTTACTTTCAATTGGAGCTTTAGTAATGCCAAAAATGCAATTAATGATTTAAAATCCGATTTAGGCAGTATTGGTAGTACATTTGGCAAAGTTGGAGATATTGCTAATAATGGTGCAACAGCTAATGTCATGAATGTGTTAGATAATTTAGACAGTAAAGCTAAAACAACTAGTTCTGATATGAATAATATTAAAATGCCTAACATCGCTCAGAGCAATGCTTCAATCATGAATATGGGCAATGTAACTGGTAATAAATTAGCTTTAAATAAGAAGGTCAAAGTTGGCTATACATTTGATACTGATCCAATCAGAAAGTTTCAAAATGGAGCTAAAATTCCGGTTAAGGCAGATACTTCTAAATTAAATAGTACACAACAGGTAGTTCAATCTAAACTTGGCAGTAAACCAATTAAAATGAAAGTTGCTACTTCTAAGGTGCCAACGCCAAAAGCTCCTAAAATGAAAACAATTCATACTAAAGTTGCCAAACCTAAAATACCAACACCTAAAGCACCTAAGCTAAAGACGTTACATGTTAAAGTCGCAAGACCAGTTATTCCACAACCTAAAATGCCGAAGTTGAGAAATATCCCTGCTCCTCATGTAGGCAGACCGTCAATGGCAGGTTCAGTTTCTGCAGTCAGATCTGGTATGAATCAGGCTGTTACCGCAGTTAGAAGTGGCGGTAATCGAATGGTTGCCGCTGTTCAATCGGCTATTTCAAGAGCTGCTGCCGTTGCTAGAAGTGGTGCAGGTGCTATGCGGTCAGCTGGCGTTATGATTGGCGCTGGGCTTGCAGCTGGTATGCGTTCCGAAGTTGGAGCAGTAGCCGCTGCAGCCAATGCATTAGTTGCACAAGCTAATCGAGCAGCACGTGCGAAAGCACAAATTCACTCACCATCACGGCTGTTTGCTGAGGTTGGTAGTTTTATCGGTCAAGGTATGGCTTTAGGAATGAATAAGACGGCTAGTTTAGTTGGTGCTGCAGGAGCTGGATTAATTGATGCCGCCAATACCGGTGGCACTGTGGGTGTTAATTATGCAAATTCTGGTTCAATAACACCAGCGAGTTTGGCACGTAGCCAGGTATTTTCTAATCGCAGCAGTAACAGCAATAGCCAAGTTGTAACGATTGCTAAAGGTGCCATTGTTGTTAATGGCTCAGACAAGCCACAACAGACGGCTGATGACATAATGACAGCAATTGAGAATCGTATGGTTGAAATTGATAATAGGAGGCTTTAA